One segment of Bacteroides caecimuris DNA contains the following:
- the tnpC gene encoding IS66 family transposase: MIDERAYELLCCQLGLANEEKAGLRKQVNELIARLKAIEDSNKKNSKALVDTINDLKDSLEKQSTTVENYRKEMELMRKQLEAKDEVNRMLANEISNLRLQLEDSRKHRFGRTSEQRRLLNNRNLDKSALHKSEYDGSDRKDDDNDKADGNETGSSTISGSTPAQNSQPSRRKETAPRAVKTKLKVDKVVVHEVDEYYTLPEGGRFMNRNGMPDVWEYRVIEHVRAHNVEHVYKVARVKLADGTFVSTMEHPLKKLGGIFSPELLARLLCLKYDFSMPENRQIRLLAREGIHISNTTLNSYIHNGIAKLKDFIGEVFKGFVQQAEYLMVDETTELVGIETKEGKAYRRKYLWAFFAKHMKMVYYHYNNGSRSSDVAKSFLEHFMGTLSTDGYTVYRMFDGEDSKVLHIGCWTHCRRLWVDALPSDRTAMEIIDSIGDMFMNEELFRTMKLSGEQIKGKRRKLTGPILESIHHKVVMMMQDAKIMANELMRKAVNYTLNQWKSLRNILKDGAAEISNNLCEQRMKPVKLLLKNCMNIGSEDAAENSAFIFSLIESCKLNGIDPQDYLKHLFECILHGKDCDKKTLLPCFYKPEC; encoded by the coding sequence ATGATTGATGAAAGGGCATACGAGTTACTTTGCTGCCAGTTGGGTCTGGCGAATGAGGAAAAGGCAGGGCTTCGCAAACAGGTAAACGAACTGATTGCGAGGCTTAAGGCCATTGAAGATTCCAATAAAAAGAACTCCAAGGCTCTGGTTGATACAATCAATGACCTCAAAGATTCCCTCGAAAAGCAATCAACTACGGTTGAAAATTATAGGAAAGAAATGGAGCTTATGAGAAAGCAGCTTGAAGCAAAAGACGAGGTGAACAGGATGCTGGCAAACGAGATTTCCAATCTCAGGCTTCAGCTTGAGGACAGCAGGAAACACCGTTTCGGTCGTACTTCCGAGCAAAGAAGGCTGCTGAACAACCGTAACCTTGACAAGTCTGCACTGCATAAGTCCGAATATGACGGTTCTGACAGAAAGGATGATGACAACGATAAGGCTGACGGTAACGAAACCGGCAGCAGTACCATTTCTGGTAGCACACCTGCACAGAACAGCCAACCTTCAAGAAGAAAGGAAACTGCACCACGTGCCGTGAAAACCAAATTGAAAGTTGACAAAGTGGTAGTACATGAAGTGGACGAGTATTACACGCTTCCCGAAGGAGGACGGTTCATGAACCGCAACGGTATGCCTGATGTGTGGGAATACAGGGTTATAGAACATGTAAGGGCTCATAACGTGGAGCATGTGTATAAAGTGGCAAGGGTAAAGCTTGCAGACGGAACTTTTGTAAGCACAATGGAACATCCGCTGAAAAAACTTGGAGGTATTTTCTCCCCTGAACTGCTTGCCCGTCTGCTCTGTCTGAAATATGACTTCAGTATGCCTGAGAACAGACAGATAAGACTGCTTGCCAGAGAGGGCATCCACATAAGCAACACCACACTGAACAGCTATATCCATAACGGAATCGCCAAACTCAAGGATTTTATCGGAGAGGTATTCAAGGGGTTTGTACAGCAGGCTGAATATCTTATGGTTGATGAGACGACCGAACTTGTAGGCATCGAAACAAAGGAAGGCAAGGCTTACAGGAGAAAGTACTTATGGGCATTCTTTGCAAAGCATATGAAGATGGTCTATTATCACTATAACAACGGCAGCAGGTCATCCGATGTGGCGAAGTCGTTCCTGGAACATTTTATGGGGACCCTGTCCACTGACGGATATACGGTTTACAGAATGTTTGATGGAGAAGACTCAAAGGTGCTTCATATAGGATGCTGGACGCACTGCAGAAGGTTGTGGGTTGACGCCTTGCCTTCGGACAGGACAGCGATGGAGATAATAGACTCCATCGGCGATATGTTCATGAATGAAGAGCTGTTCCGCACCATGAAGCTCAGCGGTGAGCAGATAAAGGGGAAAAGACGGAAGCTTACAGGACCGATCCTTGAAAGTATCCATCATAAGGTGGTCATGATGATGCAGGATGCGAAGATTATGGCTAACGAACTGATGAGAAAGGCTGTCAATTATACGTTAAACCAGTGGAAGTCCCTGAGAAATATCCTCAAGGACGGTGCAGCGGAAATATCGAACAACCTCTGTGAACAAAGGATGAAACCGGTAAAGCTGTTGCTCAAGAACTGTATGAACATAGGCAGTGAGGATGCGGCAGAAAACTCGGCATTCATCTTCTCTCTGATAGAAAGCTGTAAGCTTAATGGCATAGACCCTCAGGATTACCTGAAGCACCTGTTCGAATGTATTCTTCATGGTAAGGACTGCGACAAGAAGACTCTTCTACCATGTTTTTATAAACCGGAATGTTAA
- the tnpB gene encoding IS66 family insertion sequence element accessory protein TnpB (TnpB, as the term is used for proteins encoded by IS66 family insertion elements, is considered an accessory protein, since TnpC, encoded by a neighboring gene, is a DDE family transposase.), protein MLGLSTNLNYYLFNGNVDLRKGIFRLCESIREEMSLDLSDASNVYMFMSRNRKVVKILHYERGFYVLYEKRPVMGKFKKPVFDEVSRCYRIQWSDMAYLTESIVVDRMYVSPKDE, encoded by the coding sequence ATGCTTGGACTGAGTACTAACCTGAACTATTATCTGTTCAACGGTAATGTGGATTTGCGGAAAGGTATTTTCCGATTATGTGAGAGTATAAGGGAAGAGATGTCACTTGACCTGAGCGATGCCTCCAACGTCTATATGTTCATGTCCAGGAACCGTAAGGTTGTGAAGATACTTCATTATGAACGCGGTTTTTATGTGCTTTACGAGAAACGTCCTGTTATGGGGAAATTCAAGAAACCTGTATTTGATGAAGTTTCCAGATGCTACCGGATCCAGTGGTCTGATATGGCATACCTGACGGAAAGCATCGTAGTCGACAGGATGTATGTAAGCCCTAAAGATGAATAA
- a CDS encoding methyltransferase domain-containing protein, whose translation MEKLSINACPVCGGAHLKRVMTCTDFYASGEQFELYSCEDCGFTFTQGVPVEAEIGKYYETPDYISHTNTRKGAMNNIYHYVRSYMLGRKARLVAKEAHRKTGRLLDIGTGTGYFSDTMVRRGWKVEAVEKSPQAREFAKLHFDLDVKPESALKEFAPDSFDVITLWHVMEHLEHLDEVWQRLHELLTEKGVLIVAVPNCSSYDAQRYGEYWAAYDVPRHLWHFTPGTIQQLASRHGFIMAARHPMPFDAFYVSMLSEKHRGSSCSFLKGMFAGTLAWFNALGRKERSSSMIYVFRKKR comes from the coding sequence ATGGAGAAACTCAGTATAAATGCTTGTCCAGTGTGTGGCGGTGCGCACTTGAAACGCGTCATGACTTGCACGGATTTTTATGCTTCGGGCGAACAGTTTGAACTGTATTCGTGTGAGGACTGTGGATTTACATTCACACAAGGAGTCCCCGTGGAAGCAGAGATAGGCAAGTATTATGAGACTCCCGACTATATCTCTCACACCAATACGCGTAAAGGCGCGATGAATAATATCTACCATTATGTACGTTCCTATATGCTGGGCCGCAAAGCACGCCTGGTAGCTAAGGAAGCGCATCGTAAAACAGGGCGTTTGCTTGATATAGGTACGGGAACCGGTTACTTTTCCGACACGATGGTTCGCCGGGGATGGAAAGTGGAGGCGGTGGAGAAAAGTCCGCAGGCACGTGAGTTTGCGAAGCTGCATTTCGATCTGGACGTAAAGCCCGAATCGGCTCTGAAAGAGTTTGCTCCCGACAGCTTTGATGTTATCACCCTTTGGCATGTGATGGAACATTTGGAACATCTTGATGAGGTGTGGCAGCGACTTCATGAGTTGCTGACAGAAAAAGGAGTATTGATTGTAGCTGTACCCAACTGTTCTTCTTATGATGCTCAACGCTACGGCGAGTATTGGGCGGCTTACGACGTTCCCCGTCATCTCTGGCATTTTACTCCGGGCACTATACAACAATTGGCTTCCCGTCATGGCTTTATTATGGCGGCGCGTCATCCGATGCCGTTCGATGCGTTCTACGTATCCATGTTGAGCGAGAAACATCGTGGCAGTTCGTGCAGTTTCCTGAAAGGGATGTTTGCCGGGACGTTGGCCTGGTTCAATGCTTTGGGAAGGAAAGAACGCAGCAGTTCCATGATTTATGTATTCCGAAAAAAGAGATAA
- a CDS encoding cell division protein FtsX, with product MGNQSKYKSGSIFDMQFITLSISTTLVLLLLGLVVFFVLTAHNLSVYVRENISFSVLISDDMKEADILKLQKKLNQEPFVKQSEYISKKQALKEQTEAMGTDPEEFLGYNPFTASIEIKLHSDYANSDSIARIEKMIKKNTNIQDVLYRKELIDAVNDNIRNISLVLLALAVVLTFISFALINNTIRLAIYSKRFLIHTMKLVGASWGFIRGPFLRKNVWSGILAAIVADSILMGTAYWAVTYEQELLQVITPEVMLIVCASVLVFGIVITWLCAYFSMNKYLRMKANSLYYI from the coding sequence ATGGGAAATCAAAGCAAATATAAGTCAGGTTCGATTTTCGATATGCAGTTCATCACGTTGAGTATCAGTACGACACTGGTGTTGTTGTTGCTGGGACTGGTTGTCTTCTTCGTATTAACAGCGCACAATCTTTCTGTATACGTCCGCGAGAATATCAGTTTCTCCGTTCTTATCAGTGACGATATGAAAGAAGCGGATATACTGAAACTTCAGAAGAAACTGAATCAGGAACCTTTCGTGAAACAATCCGAATACATCTCTAAAAAACAAGCATTGAAAGAGCAGACGGAGGCAATGGGAACCGACCCGGAAGAATTCCTGGGCTATAACCCCTTTACCGCTTCTATCGAAATCAAGCTCCATTCCGACTATGCCAACTCCGACAGCATCGCGAGGATAGAGAAAATGATTAAAAAGAACACCAATATTCAAGACGTGCTCTATCGAAAGGAACTGATTGACGCTGTGAATGATAATATACGAAATATCAGCCTGGTGCTACTCGCTCTGGCAGTGGTGCTCACTTTTATTTCTTTTGCCCTGATAAACAATACGATAAGGCTGGCCATCTACTCGAAACGCTTCCTCATTCATACAATGAAACTGGTAGGGGCGAGTTGGGGATTCATCCGAGGACCATTCCTCCGAAAGAATGTATGGAGCGGAATACTGGCAGCCATTGTTGCCGATTCCATATTGATGGGAACCGCTTATTGGGCGGTGACGTACGAGCAGGAATTGCTTCAGGTCATCACGCCTGAAGTCATGTTGATTGTCTGTGCAAGCGTATTGGTATTTGGAATTGTAATAACGTGGCTATGTGCCTATTTCTCTATGAATAAATACTTGAGAATGAAAGCAAACAGCCTGTACTATATTTAA